GGGATTCTCAATGGCTGATTTTTGTAGATCAATTTGAGGAATTATTTACCACAACACCAAAGGATAAAAGAGATTTTTTCATAAAAAGCCTCATTCAATTAATTGAAAAATCTGATAGTTCCGTTAAAGTTGTTCTGACTATGCGGGCTGATTTTCTCGATAAATTAAGCCCCTATCCAAAATTAGGCAAAATCCATGATTCCTCTAGCCGAATGCTCACAGATATGGATGACAGTGAGCTAAGATTGGCAATTGCTGAACCTGCGGCTAGGAATGGAGTAACTTTTGAACAGGGATTAATTGAGCAAATTATTGCCGATTTTCATCAACAGGCTGGGTCTTTACCACTTTTGCAATATACTTTAAATGAATTGTGGAAAAAAGATAAGATTCAAGACAGAGTTTTAAATACTAAGACTTATCAAGATTTGGGAGGAGTGACGGGCGCACTCCAGCAACAGGCTGATAAAATATATGATGAATTTAATGAACAGGAAAGAAAAGCAGCACAAAATATTTTTATAGGATTAATCGGATTAGAACGCAAAGAAGCTGTTAGTAAAAGGGCTGATATAACGGCTTTTGAGAAAGATGAGACACAAAAAAAAGTTTTGTATCAATTAATTGATAGTCGCCTTTTGGTAAGTAAAAGAGAAGACGGAAAGGCGACGGCTGAAGTGGCACATGAGGAATTACTTCGCTCTTGGAAAGTTTTACAAAATTTAATTCGGGACAAAGAAGAGATAATAGTCCTGGGAAATCGGTTATCTGCTGATGCGAAACAGTGGGATGAGTTACGCAAAAAAGATGCCCAAAAAGCTAACAGTGAACTTTGGAGTGGTTCTAAGCTGGTGCGAATTGTTGAGCTTGAAAAAGAGCAATCTTTCCCTAATTTTGATGAGGTGGCAAGAGAATTTATTAAGGTTAGTTTCGCTCAAGCAGAACGCCAAAAGAATGAAAAAATTAGAACGGCGCGGACAATTGCGGCGGGTTCTTTGGTGGCAGTGGTAATTAGTGGTGGCTTGGGGTTGATGGCTTGGAAACAAACACAACAAGCGGAACTCAATCTGGCAGATGCTCGTGGGTTGTCTGCCTTGTCTCTATTTAATCAAGCAAAAGAATTAGAAGCTTTTGTGACAGCAATTAAGGCAGGAAAAACCCTACACAATCAAAAAGTAAACAGCTTGGCGGTGACAAATACTTTACAAGAAATTCTTAGTCGCAGAAGTGAATACAATCGCTTAGAAGGGCATGATGACTCTGTCACAAGTGTGAGTTTTAGCCCCGACGGCAAGACATTGGCTTCTGGCAGTTATGACAAGACCATCAAACTGTGGAATCTAGAGACAGGCAAGGAAATCCGCACCCTCAAGGGGCATGATAACACTGTCCGGAGTGTGAATTTTAGCCCCGACGGCAAAACATTGGCTTCTGGCAGTTCTGACAAGACCATCAAACTGTGGAATCTAGAGACAGGCAAGGAAATCCGCACCTTCAAGGGGCATGATAACTATGTCATGAGTGTGAGTTTTAGCCCCGACGGCAAAACATTGGCATCCGGCAGTTTGGACAAGACCATCAAACTGTGGAATCGCAACACAGGCTGGGATTTAGATGCTTTAATGGGGCGTAGTTGCGATTGGGTACGCAGTTATTTAGAGAATAATATTAATGTCAGCGAGAGCGACAGGCATTTGTGCGACGGCATTGGCAAGAAGTAAGGGTGTAAGGGTGTAGGGGTGCGATTGGTATACTCAGGGAAACTTCCAAAAGGAGCGATGCCTGCGGCGGGCTACGCCAACGCATTGATCGGGGAAAAGTGCGATTAGTATACTCAGAGGTTATTTGAAAAGTGGTTGGTTGTGATTATTAGCACTTCTTGATCCCCCCTAACCCCCCTTAAAAAGGGGGGAAATACCTAAAAGTCCCCCTTTTTAAGGGGGATTTAGGGGGATCTAAAATGTTTTGCAGCCAACAAGAAGACTTTTAAAACATCCTCTCAGAGAAACTTCTAAAAGGAGCGATCGCATTTTCGCACAACTTCAGGAGCATAGATATTAAAGCGAACTTAGTGATTTATTGGGATTGTTAATGCTGACTTTGGAGCAAAGCGACGTGAGCCAAACACAAGCTGAAGTAAAAACATTTACGTTTGATGAATTTATCGAATGGTATCCAGAGAACTCACAACAGCGATATGAATTACATCATGGGGTAATTGTTGAGATACCTAAACCCAGAGGCAAGCATTCTAAATTAACAGGCCACCTGATTGAAAAATTACTTATAACTATTAGAGAAACAACAAAAGGTGATATTTTGTTTATTCCTAGCGAATCAATTGTTAAACCTAATCGTAATCAGTCAGGTTATGAGCCAGATATCATTGTTCTCAATCAAGAAACTATTGGAACTGAAACACGTTGGGAAAGTGAATCAGTTATTCAAAATGCAAACTCGGTCAAATTAATAGTGGAAGTTGTTAGTACTAACTGGCGTGACGATTACTATGACAAGTTTGGCGACTATGAAGAAATGGGTATTCCCGAATACTGGATTGTTGATTATGCGGGGTTAGGGGGACGTGATTTTCTTGGTAATCCCAAACAACCTGCTCTTTTTGTGTGTGAATTAATCGATGGGGAATATGTCAAGAGGCTATTTAGAGGTAATGATGTCATTGTTTCCCCCACTTTCCCCAAACTCAACCTCACTGCACAACAGGTTTTTGATTTGTGAAAATCGTTAGGTTCAGGCATACTTCGACAGGCTCAGTATTCAAAATTCAAAAAAGCGAATCGCGTCATCAACTATTCTTCTATTGGTGCAAATACCACACCTTCATACAGTAGTGCGATCGCTAACTCAAATTCGATGCTCGTACCAAGTTGCAGTCAGATGTAGTAGTCTAAAAAAAGAGATGACGAGAACAAAGGCAGAGTCTGACGGGTGCATATGGCTCAAGTAACGCAAGCAGTACCCCATCTAGATTTAGAGACGGTAAAACAAAGAGTAAAGTTGGCGCAATCGCATTGGGAAAGGCAAAAATGGCTAGTGATATACAATGCGAGCGCAGATCCAAGAACAGCAGCCGAGATAGCTGTACACGTAGGGGTATCAAAAGGGTTTGTCAGAAAAGTAATTCAACAATACAACCGCAAGGGAGAAGCTGGATTATCAGCGTCAGGGAAAGGCGGTAGACATAATTGCTATCTAAGCTGGGAGCAAGAAAAAGAACTGATAGATTCTTTTAAAGAAAAGGCACGCAGTGGTCAAGTGGCAACAGCAATGCAAATAAAACTTGCGTATGAAAAGAAATGTGGTTTTACTGTGCATAAAACTACAATTTATCGCCTATTAGAACGGCATCAGTGGCGCAAAATTATCCCAAGACCAACTCATCCCAAAAAAGACCCAAATTCTGTTGATGAATTTAAAAAAACTTTCCTCAACTAGTAGAAAAAATTAATCAAACAAGAGACCCATCTGATACTAGACCTGTAGTATTAATGGCAGGAGATGAAGGCAGGTTTGGTCGGATTGGAGAAGTTAGGGCTTGTTGGTGTCCCCAAGGTATACGCCCAACTGTGCCAAAACAACAAGTCAGGCAGTATATTTATGCTTACGCCGCAGTTGCACCCGAATTAGGCAAAATGACTTGCTTAACTTTGCCTTATGCTAATACTAAAATGATGAATTTATTTTTATCACAAATTTCCCAAGAATTTGCTGATTATTTTGTAATTTTACAGTTAGATAAAGCATCTTGGCATCGTTCTAATGCTTTAAATGTTCCTGAAAATATTCGTTTAATTTTTCAACCTGCTCATAGCCCAGAATTAATGCCGGTTGAACACATCTGGGAAGACATTCGAGAAAAACACTTTTATAATCAAGTCTTTCCTACTTTAGACCACGTTGAGGACGTACTATGCCAGGGTTTAATCGACCTTTGTTCTGATAGCGATCGCCTGCGTTCTTTAACTTTTTTTCCTCATCTCAGAATACTACCTCTGAACGCAACTTAGTATCGGTAGGGTGATCATATCTCCCTCCGTGTAGGGATAGTAAAGCCACATTCTTCCCTCTCCACGAGAGTAGCGTTCAACAGAGATTTTTTCCGAATCTATCAATAAATATTCTTGTAAAGAGGGAATTGTTAAGTAATTAGTGAATTTTTCGCCCCGATCTTTGCTGCTTGTACCAGGGGATAAAACTTCAGCAATGATTGTAGGATTTTGAATAAATTTGCGAGCATTCAAGTCTTGAGGGTCGCAACTAACAATCACATCAGGATAATAATAGATATTTTTAGCATCAAATTGCACTTTCACATCCGATACATTAATTCGGCAGCCTCTAGCGCGTAAATGTGGGCGTAAGGCTGTGTAAAAATTCAGTGCAATGTCATTGTGGGGAATTGTCCCACCTGTCATGGCAAAAACTTCGCCGTTGACATATTCATAACGAAGCTCTTGCTGGAGTTCCCATACGAGATATTCCTCGATGGTCATTTTTTGTGGTTGTGGGGAGATGGCTACCATAGCAAGATTGTTTCTCGTTTTTTTGATTTTAGCTTGGAGGGCGGAATGGCTATAGTCCTTAGTCTCTAGCCCTTATTTCCCAGATTGAGCAATTTTTCATAATATCCTGTTACAGATTCTCGGAAGTCGAAGGTAGAGTATAGGTCTTAATCATCTATATTTTGTAACTCTCCATGTTTCGACAACCTGCTTTTGGCATCGCTTTAAGTACGCTTGTCCTTGCTAGTGGATTCATCACCACTCCAATTCCCAGCCACTCGTCTACCAACAACACAACTCAGCAGTTTGCTTCAAGTCAGTTGGCCTCATCAACTACTACCTTTAACACGGCTGCATTAGAGAAATCAGTTTTTGAACAAATAAATCGCTATCGATCTACTAAAAAACTGCCCAAGTTAACTCTAAATGCTAATATCTCTCGGCAAGCTAGAATTCACAGTCAAAATATGGCTAAGGGGAAAGTTCCTTTTAGCCATCACGGATTTGAAAAGCGTGTCATGGGTACTTCAATTCGCTTCAATAGTGCAGGCGAAAATGTTGCAGTTAATCAGGGATACAGCAATCCTGCTAGTCAGGCTGTGATTGGTTGGTTAGATAGTCCTGGACATTTAAAGAATATCAAGGGTAAATACAACCTGACTGGGGTTGGTGTGGCGACTAATCAGCAAGGCGAAGTCTACTTAACGCAAATTTTTATTCTAACTAGATAAATTTACTGGCTGAAATTATGTAGTGTCTAAGGGTATTCTTTTGTGAAAGACACTGCATTTATGGTTGAGTGACTCATGACATTACCAGATTTTCAGGTTTGCGATCGCGATATTAATGACTCTACCCTCAGTGAGTACTTAAAAGCCGAGGCGATCGCTGTTGATACAGAAACTATGGGATTATTACCACAGCGCGATCGCTTGTGTCTCGTTCAGCTGTGCAATTCACAAGGTAAAGTCACAGCAATTCGCATCACTAGAGGACAAACCCAATCGCCAAATTTAAAACAACTTCTTGAAGCCAAGAATGTACTGAAGATTTTTCACTTTGCCCGTTTTGATGTTGCGACTTTACGCCACAACTTAGGAATTTATGTCCAGCCTGTTTTTTGTACCAAAATTGCCAGTAAGTTAGCCCGGACTTATACCAACCGACACGGACTAAAAGAGGTAGTACAAGAGTTAGAACAAGTAGAACTTGATAAAAGCGCCCAAAGTTCTGATTGGGGTAATGCTGCTAATTTAACTGAGGCGCAATTAAGTTATGCTGCCAATGATGTTCGCTATTTAATTAGTGTCCAGCACAAGCTGAGTGAAATGCTCAAACGAGAAGAACGTTGGGAACTCGCACAAGAATGCTTTCAAGTTTTACCAACAATCGTTTCATTAGATTTATTGCAGTTCAAAGATTTATTTGAGCATTGATTAAAAGTCAAGAGTCCATAGTCCATAGTATAAGGACATCAGTAAAAGATAAGACTTAGACAGCACAGGTTTATTAATGCTGTCACCTGTCCCCTGCCATACCATTGACTATTGACTCTTGACCATTGGCTATTGACCAGATTTTTGTTGATTTTCTGCGTGGTTTTTCAGACGAGAGACAACATTATAGTCATCTGCA
This window of the Nostoc sp. HK-01 genome carries:
- a CDS encoding WD-repeat protein, whose amino-acid sequence is MTTEPFKVKTEGDVLGVAGTNSGTVNITYISRTSSDTEIHNRKLIERSPYLGLSKFETKDSSKFFGRDSWISELTDYFKKNNVLLLLGASGSGKSSLIRAGLIPALEDQPGYEQLVNLTFVPDANPFQSFHSSLLTKYKQSEAELAQAVKEDTLVKVVQSLKRDSQWLIFVDQFEELFTTTPKDKRDFFIKSLIQLIEKSDSSVKVVLTMRADFLDKLSPYPKLGKIHDSSSRMLTDMDDSELRLAIAEPAARNGVTFEQGLIEQIIADFHQQAGSLPLLQYTLNELWKKDKIQDRVLNTKTYQDLGGVTGALQQQADKIYDEFNEQERKAAQNIFIGLIGLERKEAVSKRADITAFEKDETQKKVLYQLIDSRLLVSKREDGKATAEVAHEELLRSWKVLQNLIRDKEEIIVLGNRLSADAKQWDELRKKDAQKANSELWSGSKLVRIVELEKEQSFPNFDEVAREFIKVSFAQAERQKNEKIRTARTIAAGSLVAVVISGGLGLMAWKQTQQAELNLADARGLSALSLFNQAKELEAFVTAIKAGKTLHNQKVNSLAVTNTLQEILSRRSEYNRLEGHDDSVTSVSFSPDGKTLASGSYDKTIKLWNLETGKEIRTLKGHDNTVRSVNFSPDGKTLASGSSDKTIKLWNLETGKEIRTFKGHDNYVMSVSFSPDGKTLASGSLDKTIKLWNRNTGWDLDALMGRSCDWVRSYLENNINVSESDRHLCDGIGKK
- a CDS encoding allergen V5/Tpx-1 family protein, with the protein product MFRQPAFGIALSTLVLASGFITTPIPSHSSTNNTTQQFASSQLASSTTTFNTAALEKSVFEQINRYRSTKKLPKLTLNANISRQARIHSQNMAKGKVPFSHHGFEKRVMGTSIRFNSAGENVAVNQGYSNPASQAVIGWLDSPGHLKNIKGKYNLTGVGVATNQQGEVYLTQIFILTR
- a CDS encoding 3'-5' exonuclease, yielding MTLPDFQVCDRDINDSTLSEYLKAEAIAVDTETMGLLPQRDRLCLVQLCNSQGKVTAIRITRGQTQSPNLKQLLEAKNVLKIFHFARFDVATLRHNLGIYVQPVFCTKIASKLARTYTNRHGLKEVVQELEQVELDKSAQSSDWGNAANLTEAQLSYAANDVRYLISVQHKLSEMLKREERWELAQECFQVLPTIVSLDLLQFKDLFEH